In the Rubripirellula tenax genome, one interval contains:
- the sufD gene encoding Fe-S cluster assembly protein SufD, which yields MTATTELSFDTAGFDSFLESRSEPDWLTDMRREAWQHADAMQWPERRAEEWIRTDIRAFQIKKFSAPNAAAKVASVDTGAVHQLIEGVELGGSIETVDSCITAENLDPALAAKGVVFGSLERIAAEHPDLVRKYLFTAFDPDYDKFAAVHAAFWSGGQFLYVPRGVVVDRPIHIGSVLTDGGTDTTHTLIVLEDGAEATVLHESNSVSPNASGLHIGSVELVQKPGSHLRYVNLQEWGLKTYHFAHQKAVIDRDATLQWTIAAMGSGLSKVNQSVDLIGRGANSQVNGVMFTEGRQHLAYHTQQYHRAPQCHSDFLYKAAQQDKSRTVWKGMIKVDKIAQQTDGYQRNDNLVLSHNSRADSIPGLEIEADDVRCTHGSTTAQVDAEQIFYARCRGFTQKEATRMIVIGFFQQIFDRISIESVRNALGDAIARQVREYE from the coding sequence ATGACTGCCACTACAGAGTTAAGTTTTGACACCGCTGGATTTGATTCCTTTCTCGAATCACGCAGCGAACCCGATTGGTTGACCGATATGCGCCGCGAAGCGTGGCAACACGCGGATGCGATGCAGTGGCCCGAGCGGCGAGCCGAAGAGTGGATCCGCACGGACATTCGAGCTTTCCAGATCAAGAAGTTCTCGGCACCCAACGCGGCGGCGAAAGTCGCTTCGGTTGATACCGGGGCGGTTCACCAGTTGATCGAAGGCGTCGAACTGGGCGGATCGATTGAAACGGTCGATAGCTGCATCACAGCCGAAAATCTTGATCCGGCTTTGGCGGCCAAGGGTGTTGTCTTTGGCAGTCTTGAACGGATCGCCGCTGAGCACCCCGATCTGGTTCGTAAGTATCTGTTCACCGCATTCGACCCTGACTACGACAAGTTTGCGGCGGTGCATGCGGCGTTCTGGTCGGGCGGACAATTCCTGTACGTGCCGCGCGGCGTCGTCGTCGATCGGCCCATTCATATCGGTTCCGTCTTGACCGACGGTGGCACGGATACGACGCACACATTGATCGTTTTGGAAGACGGCGCCGAAGCAACGGTGCTGCACGAATCGAACAGCGTTTCACCAAACGCATCGGGACTGCACATCGGCAGCGTCGAACTGGTCCAAAAACCAGGCTCGCATCTGCGTTACGTCAACCTGCAAGAGTGGGGTTTGAAGACGTATCATTTCGCACATCAAAAAGCAGTCATTGATCGTGACGCGACGCTCCAATGGACGATTGCCGCGATGGGATCGGGGTTGTCCAAAGTCAACCAGTCGGTCGACTTGATCGGACGTGGCGCGAATAGCCAGGTCAATGGAGTCATGTTCACCGAAGGCCGCCAACACTTGGCCTATCACACTCAGCAGTATCACCGCGCCCCACAATGCCACAGTGACTTCCTTTACAAGGCGGCTCAGCAGGACAAGAGTCGTACCGTTTGGAAGGGCATGATCAAGGTCGACAAGATTGCTCAGCAAACCGACGGCTATCAGCGGAACGACAACCTAGTGCTCTCGCACAACTCGCGGGCCGATTCGATTCCCGGATTGGAAATCGAGGCCGACGATGTTCGCTGCACCCACGGCAGCACGACCGCTCAAGTGGACGCGGAACAAATCTTTTACGCTCGTTGTCGTGGCTTCACCCAAAAAGAGGCGACGCGAATGATTGTGATCGGCTTCTTCCAACAGATCTTTGATCGGATCTCGATTGAAAGCGTCCGCAACGCACTCGGCGATGCGATCGCGCGGCAAGTGCGCGAGTACGAGTGA
- the sufB gene encoding Fe-S cluster assembly protein SufB has product MATDITESEADQVGEINKYNFRTETTGVFKAKKGLSEEVVNQISDIKNEPDWMRQYRLESLKIFNERAMPMWGGAIDIDFQDIYYYLKPTAGQGKSWDDVPQEIKDTFEKLGIPEAERKFLSGVKAQFESEVIYGSLEEDLAKQGVLFTDTDTAVREHPEMLREYFGKIIPNNDNKFAALNSAVWSGGSFIYVPKGVHIDFPLQAYFRINAESMGQFERTLIIVDEGASVHYVEGCTAPMYTTESLHSAVVEVVVKRNARCRYTTIQNWANNIYNLVTKRAYAYGDATMEWVDGNLGSKLTMKYPAVHMMEPGARGEILSIAFSSAGQHQDAGAKLVHAAPNTTGQIISKSISKNGGRSSYRGLVKVEPGAHNSKNNVVCDALILDPESRSDTYPYIEIAEQDVQIGHEASVSRIGEEQMFYLLSRGLTEQEASTMIVNGFIEPLVKELPMEYAVEMNRLIQLQMEGSVG; this is encoded by the coding sequence ATGGCTACGGACATCACCGAAAGCGAAGCCGATCAAGTCGGCGAAATCAATAAGTACAACTTCCGCACCGAAACCACCGGTGTCTTCAAGGCCAAGAAAGGCTTGAGCGAAGAAGTCGTCAACCAAATCTCGGACATCAAGAATGAACCGGATTGGATGCGTCAGTACCGTTTGGAATCGCTGAAGATTTTCAACGAGCGTGCGATGCCGATGTGGGGCGGCGCGATCGATATTGATTTCCAAGACATCTATTACTATTTGAAGCCGACCGCGGGTCAAGGCAAGTCGTGGGACGATGTTCCGCAAGAGATCAAGGACACGTTCGAGAAGCTTGGTATCCCCGAAGCTGAACGAAAGTTTTTGTCGGGTGTCAAAGCACAATTCGAAAGCGAAGTGATCTACGGTTCGCTCGAAGAAGACTTGGCAAAGCAGGGCGTGCTGTTCACCGATACGGATACGGCCGTTCGAGAACACCCGGAAATGTTGCGAGAGTACTTCGGTAAGATCATCCCCAACAACGACAACAAGTTCGCGGCACTCAACAGCGCCGTGTGGTCGGGCGGTTCATTCATCTATGTGCCCAAGGGCGTTCACATCGATTTCCCGCTTCAAGCATATTTTCGCATCAATGCGGAAAGCATGGGGCAATTCGAGCGGACGTTGATCATCGTCGACGAGGGTGCCAGCGTTCACTATGTCGAAGGCTGCACGGCCCCGATGTACACGACCGAATCGCTTCACAGCGCGGTGGTCGAAGTTGTGGTGAAACGCAACGCCCGTTGCCGTTACACGACGATTCAAAACTGGGCCAACAATATCTACAACCTGGTCACCAAGCGTGCTTACGCTTACGGCGATGCGACGATGGAATGGGTCGACGGCAACTTGGGCAGCAAGTTGACGATGAAATATCCGGCGGTCCACATGATGGAACCCGGGGCTCGTGGAGAGATTCTTTCGATCGCGTTTTCGAGCGCCGGCCAGCACCAGGACGCCGGTGCCAAACTGGTTCACGCGGCACCGAATACGACCGGTCAGATCATTTCAAAGAGTATCAGCAAGAACGGCGGCCGCAGTAGCTACCGCGGGCTGGTCAAGGTCGAACCGGGGGCTCACAACAGCAAGAATAATGTCGTCTGTGACGCGTTGATTCTGGATCCGGAAAGCCGCAGCGATACGTATCCCTACATCGAAATCGCGGAACAGGATGTGCAGATCGGTCACGAGGCGAGCGTGTCGCGTATCGGTGAAGAGCAAATGTTCTATCTGCTCAGCCGCGGTCTGACCGAACAAGAGGCCAGCACGATGATCGTTAACGGATTCATCGAGCCACTGGTCAAGGAATTGCCGATGGAATATGCCGTCGAAATGAATCGCTTGATCCAGCTGCAAATGGAAGGCAGCGTTGGCTAG